attttttttctcatttgacacatttaggaTAAATGCTGTTTCAAACGGCCAAGTGAGAGGAGACAGCTACAGTGAAGGCTGCATTGGACAGACAGGTGTGTATGATAGGATATGCCGTACATCTCTATATTTGGAGTATATTTCCCCCCGAACAGTTAACTTTCCTCATGTATTGTGGTGCTTTCTTTACTGGATAATTTAATACTGTCACAATACTTGCGCCCTAATTTCAGTCTGTTTCCTAGCATTACCATTCATGcattaaaacacaaacttaTAAAAGTGTTGTATCGCATCACCCAGTAATGCACCCTTTCTTATCTGTTTGCAGGCGCTCGCGTTTGGCTCTTCCTTGGGTTCATGCTTGCTTTCGGCTCCCTCATTGCCTCCATGTGGATCCTGTTTGGAGGATTCGTAGTGCCTAGTAAGTCCTGTTCTTCTGCCTAGCACATCATGACTTGCGCTGACTGATCAGTACTCAGTTTTAGGGTGTGACATTGagaggtattttaaagtgtgttttcaaaaatgattAGTGATTTAAAGAGAAGCCGGTATGATGCGGTAACTTTATGTAAATATGCAGTTTGAAGCGAGCAAAATGTTTAGTTCAATCATGAACAGCTCTTCATTTACTAAATGTTCCAAATTTATAAATGTGGCCTTATTTAGTAACCTGGAACTCTGTTGTCCCTTTCAGAAAAGCCTGTTGTGTACCCTGGTATTGCCATTTTCTTccaaaatgcattcattttctttgGGTAAGTCAATGGTCCTCTGCAGCATCTTACTCCTAACCCATGCTTACCCTTcagctagggctgggtatcactACTAGATATCAGTTGGTTTTCTATTCCGATTCACAAAGTCccgatttaattacattttcgaTTTGATTTCCAATTCAATGTACAATTGTACAAGGTTCCTTCTAACCTGCAGCATTAGTGAAAGTATCTGTTAACAGTAAGAATTGCAGAAAAGCGTGTTCATTAATGTactatttatttaacattaattaaaCCAATCCTTCAGAGACAAAACTTTGAGATAGTAATCCACGCCTTTCTGACCACTcggctggattactgtaatgcactttatatgggGTCTAGCGGGTCCTCCATTGCTCGTCTTCAGCTtgtacaaaatgctgctgcacgtCTTTTAACAGGCACAAGCAAGTATGAGCACATTTCACCTAGTTTAGCttcactccactggctgcccgtccattttaggattcattttaaaattcttttatttgcttttaaagccttgaatggccTTGCCCCCCCTTAcctctctgagctgctgcacccCTACACCCCCAGCCGATCTCTCAGGTCAGCTGACCAGCTGCTCCTGACGGTGCCTAAAGCTAGGCTTAAGCTCAGGGGGGACCGTGCGTTTGCCATTGCAGCtccaaagctttggaatggGCTGCCCCTGCACATCAGAcaggcctcctctctgtctcattttaaaactcttcttaaaacccacctcttttctttggcttttaacaccaggtagaGTGATGATTTATGTGTATACCTTTACCATATGCTGGCagtgcattttattgtttttattttattgtaccatatatatatatatatatatatatatatatatatatatatatatatatatatatatatatattttcttttttttaattgtgttatctatttattctgtattatctttttctgcagcactttggaaaccttgtgtttgttaaaatcgtgctatataaataaagtggattggattggatgaACACACAAATTGGTGCTGCTCTACAGACTCTACAGTGAGTTTTGAgtgacatttcaaaaaatgccTTTGCTAACACTCATCTTCCTGTCTTCTGGTTAGGGGTTTGGTCTTCAAGTTTGGACGGACAGAGGATCTGTGGCAGTAATGGACTCTGTGTGTCTTCATGTCCACTGTTTATACACTCTGCTATCTATATTGTACGAGATAATATGCTTTAGTGGTTATTCACTTTATATATAAACATTGTTAGCTTTCAAATTAACATGTTTAATTTATATTGTTTGCTGTATAATGGCTAATCATAAAGTAAGCACAAGTGTTCatagattcctttttagagttttggatattttcaaatgaaaaccAATTTCAAACCATGAGgggttgtttgtatttttccaGATACAGCTGTCAGCACTGAAACTTTGCAGTCATCCAGATTCATTGTTGAAGGCTCACTAGTTGACACAGCTGACATTAAGTAAACGAAGGTTTTAGACCTGAAAGGGGAACGTGGAATTGAGATTTGTATTTGACTGCACACTTTGCTTGCTTGTGTAACATCCAAACCGTGAGGTCAGTTTCTGATgaccattaaacaaaaaacatattgggAAGTAAAGGACTCTTGTATTCATGCTTCCATtgctttttaatttacattttttaaatcccaGACTTACACATAAAACAACATCTAATAACTTTGATCAGGTTATATACATTAATATGAATGGACCTCCAGTATCAGACTTGATCTACTTCTTTCTCCATCTTACTTGCGCACGGCAAGCTGGGGAAACTGCAAAAGATGGAAACATTTGTCCACTTCTGTTATATGAATTTTTTTCCAAGGTATAgcacaacacaaaataatatCAAGTTTATAACTGTTTAGTATCCCGGTAAGACAAAGTCTTGATTGCCTACCTCCCAAAAATTCTGATCGTCAAAACATTTCTTGTTTTGGGGCGGCCTCCAAAATTTCCACTTAAGTAGTAGCCCTTTAAACAATGACATATAAAAGTAATTAGGAAAGCAAATGGTATGCATAAGGCATTATACATTGTTGATACACACCTGTGGTTTTCAACCTGTATATTGTTGCACTGTAAAAAGATGACCTGAATTTCAATAAAATACTGAAAACCTTAAGTAAAATAAGTGTGGTCAAATGTGAGTGTTGTGGCATTCAGCTGTgactaaataattaaaaagggaCCTTCTGTCTTTGAGTACGATTGTGCCAGAcctctttatatacagtctatgtgcCAGAATGATAATGGAAACCTTATAGAGAGAAGACTTATTCAAGCTTCAAGAGATGCATTGCTCATGTACAGGTGCATTGGAATTGTGCATATctatcagtcattttttttattattgttacttacCTGTAATGATTCCCATGGACAGACTTAGACTGATGGTGATGAAGAGAGTGCAGATGTGAAATACAGCAAACCGGATTGCCCTGTGAAATAAAGGACCAATTACATAGGTTGTAACacggtttgtgttgtgtgttgcaaGGCAACCATATGGCAGTAGTGTACTTACGTTGTGTGATCATCACAGTTTTTAATCTGTAGGAGGAGATGTGCTAGCCATCCCAGTAGACCTGCGAGTCCATGTGTGCTCAGGACAGCGCAGGTGTCATGGCACTTGAATGCAAGCAGCATGTGGATCTGGAAAATAAGAGCTTATGATGAACTGTGGAGTATTTAATGGAGGGGTACATGTGCATGGGGTGATACAAAACCTTGAGATATCGGAATCCAAATGTTGATACAAGAGCAGCAGTTAATCCGATTGTCATGGCTTCCCATGGCTGATGAACCACTGACATGGAAACCCCAACAGCAACACCACCAGCAAGGATGCTTGACTGCATATGGATCTGACAGAGGAGTGAAGATATACACTACCATAAATTAGATCTTACTGGTATAAAGTATACTGATTTGATGAGATTTTTTTGGGGTATTTATATGGTAAAGGTAATTTAACTCCAATTTTCTGTTCAtagaaaaatacattaacacaTCAAGAATACCAGGTTGAGTTTTCCCTTGGGGCTGCAGAGCGCCGACACAGCAGCTGCTGTTACAGCACTGACAGCCAGGGCCAGGTAGGTGCTGAACACAGCCCCCAGCTTCCTCCCAGGAGTATGATTGTCCACAAGGACTGAATTGAAACTAGGCCAAAACATCCAGATAAACATAGAACCTGGAGAACAGAAAGCAGATTATTCAGATCCTGATTTAACAATGTAGATGCATGCCAATGCAGGGTTTAAACTTAAATTCTACCAAACCCTACCAACGTCAGAAAAACATAAGCTACACTTTACCCAACATAGAAAATAATCCTGTTTTGCGGtcaaatttctctttttcaaatgGCTGCTCTGATCCTTTCCGATACAGGATCCAGGTCAGCATGAGTCCAAAGAAGGCCCCAAAGATGTGAAGCAGCATGATGCTTTTAACAGGCTGGACCTAGAGTAAGAAAACATCGTTATGAGCACACGCTTGGTCTAAGAAACTGAAGTCAGGGTTAGACACACAAATAAGTTGCTCACCTTTAGCAGAGTCTGGAGGAGCCATCCATTTAGGACAAACCCTGACACCTCTAGCAGGGCGATGAGGACGAGGTGGACAGGGTTGGTCTTTCCCAGCACGGCACCAATTGAAATGAGGGCAGAGGCTGAGCACATCTCAGCAACCACAAagctatatataaaaaaataactattgACTTATATGTATTGTGAAACATGGATATATATTTGAGGTTAGTAATATTTCAGAATTTTGTTGATTTGAAATTTCTCTTTTCAGTTAAgtgtcattttcttttgctgtaTTAACTGCAGATACTGTATAAGGACAAACTGATTCATCAGAGATCAGTTCAAACAGATGTGTGAcatcaaataaaaaagtgataaaataactGCCTCAGCTGACCTGATCTCACCTTCTCAAATTTATCCTGATCATTCCTCTGTAATACCAGGACTCCATTCCATTGAGTATGATTGCCCATTGGGTGGCCATGACAGCCACGAGGAGGTTGAACCCTAAGCCACTGAAACCATATCGCACTAGAAAAGTGCCCAATAAGCCAAAACCTAGAATCACCATCACATTCACATCCTGGAACtctgcaaaagaaaagaagtaactttgaaaaaagccaGATACCTAAATCATTACAGTCCTAGTcacttgtgttgtgtttcagtTTCTAGCCACAGCTCAGTTATCATGAGACAACCCAGCCAAGAACCAGCACATGTATACCTTATCACTGTCCAACAGTAATAACTGCAGCCCCGCCCCACACGCATGGATTCTAGCATGTCCCATACATAGCTTTGGAACCATGGAGTAGGTgctaaacatttatttttcattaatttcattCATTAATTAATAACCCTCATAGGCTATTTAACCCTTTCCAAACTCACTATGTATAAATATACTTACCTGCGTAAAAATTGCTGAAGGTTGTCCCATCTTCTTTTACATGGCTTTCAATCTCAATGTAAAATGCGTATATGAATATGAACCCTATCTGCAGAAAAAGCAGCAAAGGTGCCAGACGGGAGCGCAGACTTGGTGCGTACTGAGGAGCCATTGGACATGTTCCCTGCGCACTTCTCTTCCAACTGACGCATGTGTAGCCCCGGCGCTTTGAACATTTGAACAGGGTGCAACCTTCGTTTTTATCAACTGCATGAACTCCCCccccaacatacacacacacacacacacacacacacacacacacacacacacacacacacacacacacacacacacacacacacacacacacacacacacacacacataagttTCATTTTGTTGCATAAAGATAAAAGTATGTCCATGCCTAATTGTTGAACTGCATATTTGAGTGAAGTCTTTATAACTACCTTAAATAAGGCTGTTGGCAAGAAGAGGGATAGAACAAAATGCAGCATTATTAGCCTTTTATTAGCCTTATTAGCCCAACAGTAGCCTACCATATTTAGACAACATATACAGTTAGAATAGGCTAATTGACACCCTAAAAACATGTGTCATAAAATACAATTACAGATCACACAGCAAGTATCAAttctatttgtattttttctacAAAAATCATAAAGGTAAGTTTTTTAATCATGCTACGTTGTTATGGCTGTGAATGCAATGATAAACAAAAAGCCATAAAGTTCATCATAGTAGAAGAAGCGACAACTGCCACCCAGAGTTTTGTATCTCTACGCGCGCGTAAAATGTGCACACTTGCTAACCTGAAACATAGATGGCATACAAGGCCTTTTGGCAACTCTGTATGAACCCCACTCAAAGGACCTGATATAAATAACCTCGTATGCTGGAAGGGGGATTGTTGCGTCTCGCACAAAGGGAATTTTGTCCCAAAGACTGCCTATTTTCTGCTCATAATAAACCAAAGGCAAACACCACTAAGAAAGAAAACCCGCCTCCGTGATTAGTTCATTGGTCAATCAGCGATGCCCGATTTGTCCACAAAAATCTGATTGGCTTAACGGCGAGACGTTCCACACACTCGCCTCCTCTGTCGTCTTTGGCGGAGGGGAACTGAGCGACCAGCCACGGTGCAA
Above is a genomic segment from Etheostoma spectabile isolate EspeVRDwgs_2016 chromosome 20, UIUC_Espe_1.0, whole genome shotgun sequence containing:
- the tmem50a gene encoding transmembrane protein 50A produces the protein MSGFLDGIRCGDCECNVDWGERRNTIASIAAGVLFFTGWWIIIDAAVKYPDEGQFHHAYHTCGVIATVAFLMINAVSNGQVRGDSYSEGCIGQTGARVWLFLGFMLAFGSLIASMWILFGGFVVPKKPVVYPGIAIFFQNAFIFFGGLVFKFGRTEDLWQ
- the rhd gene encoding LOW QUALITY PROTEIN: rh blood group, D antigen (The sequence of the model RefSeq protein was modified relative to this genomic sequence to represent the inferred CDS: inserted 2 bases in 1 codon), whose protein sequence is MFKAPGLHMRQLEEKCAGNXCPMAPQYAPSLRSRLAPLLLFLQIGFIFIYAFYIEIESHVKEDGTTFSNFYAEFQDVNVMVILGFGLLGTFLVRYGFSGLGFNLLVAVMATQWAIILNGMESWYYRGMIRINLRSFVVAEMCSASALISIGAVLGKTNPVHLVLIALLEVSGFVLNGWLLQTLLKVQPVKSIMLLHIFGAFFGLMLTWILYRKGSEQPFEKEKFDRKTGLFSMLGSMFIWMFWPSFNSVLVDNHTPGRKLGAVFSTYLALAVSAVTAAAVSALCSPKGKLNLIHMQSSILAGGVAVGVSMSVVHQPWEAMTIGLTAALVSTFGFRYLKIHMLLAFKCHDTCAVLSTHGLAGLLGWLAHLLLQIKNCDDHTTAIRFAVFHICTLFITISLSLSMGIITGLLLKWKFWRPPQNKKCFDDQNFWEFPQLAVRK